A single window of Nicotiana sylvestris chromosome 3, ASM39365v2, whole genome shotgun sequence DNA harbors:
- the LOC138887442 gene encoding secreted RxLR effector protein 161-like encodes MSPSTSLDKDEQGIPVDETKYRGKIDSLLYLTASRSDIMFSVCKCSKFQSAPKESHLTVVKRIVRYLIGTISHGLWYPHSNSFKLEGFSDVDLAGDKENRKSICGTCQLIGKALISWNSKKQASVALSTTKAEYITIG; translated from the coding sequence ATGAGTCCTTCAACGAGTCTAGACAAAGATGAACAGGGAATCCCTGTTGATGAAACTAAGTATCGTGGAAAGATTGACTCATTATTGTATCTGACTGCAAGTCGATCGGATATTATGTTCAGTGTGTGTAAATGTTCCAAGTTTCAGTCAGCTcctaaggaatctcatctgaCGGTAGTAAAGAGAATCGTTCGATATCTCATTGGGACTATCTCCCATGGACTATGGTATCCTCACTCTAACTCTTTTAAATTAGAAGGTTTTTCAGATGTTGACCTTGCAGGTGATAAGGAAAATAGAAAGAGCATATGTGGTACATGTCAATTAATTGGAAAGGCATTGATATCCTGGAACAGTAAAAAACAAGCATCAGTTGCATTATCTACTACTAAAGCTGAATACATTACTATTGGATAA